The following are encoded together in the Ooceraea biroi isolate clonal line C1 chromosome 2, Obir_v5.4, whole genome shotgun sequence genome:
- the LOC105287942 gene encoding tryptophan--tRNA ligase, cytoplasmic: MEDAQIRGYASNGVAEDEDVVTPWAVTSANDSGIDYDKLIKRFGSSKIDDELLARFEKITGKKPHHFLRRGIFFSHRDMHTILNLYEQGKPFYLYTGRGPSSDAMHLGHLIPFMFCKWLQDVFDVPLIIQLTDDEKAIWKNIKIEDAIKLAYANAKDIVACGFNPEKTFIFSNLEHIGNNPAFYQNMIRVQKCVTFNQVKGIFGFGDSDPIGKIAFPPTQAAPAISGSFPFIFKDAKVHCLIPCAIDQDPYFRMTRDVAPKLGFPKPALLHSSFFPALQGSKTKMSASDTNTAIFLTDTAKQIKNKVNKHAFSGGQATVEEHRQLGGNCEVDISYQWLRFFLEDDERLEEIRKGYTSGEILTGELKKQLIDTLQQLVAAHQEARSKITDDEIKRFMVPRDLGFTSAIK; encoded by the exons ATGGAGGACGCGCAAATTCGAGGATACGCGTCAAACGGCGTTGCCGAGGACGAGGATGTTGTGACACCGTGGGCAGTCACGAGTGCCAATGATTCCGGAATTGATTATGACAAGTTAATCA AGAGGTTTGGAAGTTCAAAGATAGATGATGAGCTGCTGGCTAGATTCGAGAAGATCACTGGCAAGAAACCGCATCACTTTCTCAGAAGAGGCATATTCTTTTCTCACAGGGATATGCATACCATTCTGAACCTTTACGAACAAGGAAAGCCCTTTTATTTGTACACAGGTAGAGGACCGAGTTCGGACGCGATGCATTTGGGACACCTGATACCTTTCATGTTCTGCAAATGGTTGCAGGATGTATTCGACGTTCCTCTAATCATACAGTTGACGGACGATGAGAAAGCCATATGGAAGAACATCAAGATAGAAGATGCCATTAAACTGGCTTACGCCAACGCGAAAGACATTGTTGCGTGCGGTTTCAATCCCGAAAAGACTTTCATCTTTTCGAATTTGGAACACATAGGTAACAATCCGGCATTTTATCAGAATATGATCAGAGTACAGAAATGCGTGACATTCAATCAAGTGAAAGGCATCTTCGGATTCGGCGATAGTGACCCAATCGGAAAGATCGCATTTCCGCCGACGCAGGCGGCGCCAGCCATCTCAGGATCGTTTCCCTTCATCTTCAAGGACGCCAAGGTACATTGCCTGATACCGTGCGCGATCGATCAGGATCCGTACTTTCGCATGACCAGGGACGTGGCACCTAAACTCGGTTTCCCGAAGCCGGCCTTGCTGCACTCGAGTTTCTTCCCAGCGTTGCAGGGCTCCAAAACAAAAATGTCGGCGAGCGACACGAACACGGCGATATTCCTGACCGACACCGCGAAACAGATCAAGAACAAGGTTAATAAGCATGCGTTCTCGGGCGGTCAGGCTACCGTGGAAGAACACAGGCAACTCGGTGGTAACTGCGAGGTAGACATCTCGTACCAGTGGCTGCGATTCTTCCTAGAGGACGACGAGCGATTGGAAGAAATCAGGAAA GGTTACACCAGCGGTGAGATCTTGACGGGCGAGTTGAAGAAGCAGCTGATAGACACGTTGCAGCAACTCGTAGCTGCACATCAAGAAGCGAGGAGCAAAATAACAGACGACGAGATAAAACGATTCATGGTCCCGAGAGATCTCGGTTTCACGTCAGCAATCAAATAA